GGCCGACGCCTGGTGTTCCTCCATgatcctccttcttcttcttctgtggtggacAGGTGGAGGAGATCTGCACCtgtctcttcttctgtggtggacAGATGACAGGGTTACGCATCTGTTTCTTCTCTGTCGGTGAGCGGGGAGCATATGGATTTCTTAGTCCATCACCGACATCATTCCTCCATTTAATCTGGCACTCGAGCACCGTCGGTGGGGGTCCCTGGGAGCGAAGGAAGGGGGcggcagggagactggaggcTGGGCTCAGAGAGCCCTCCCTGGGCACACTCGCCTGCTTCTAAGACCCCTTCCTGGATCAAAGACGGGCTCCTCTGATGTGCCGGGGAGCTGCTCTCCCCAGATCCCCTGTCATACGCTGCACTCTCCAGCCTTTGatactcccctccaccccccgctCTTCCAACATCCCTCCAACACCAACcgcaccaccacccctcctccaccgcccCCATCCCCTTCTCCAACACCATCCCCCcctacacccacccccccccctctcctccatccctcatcccctccacccctcatccctgGCCAGGAGAACACCCTCTCTCTGAGGAGACTGTGTCGTCCCTGGTGGAGGCTAACCCTTCCCACAAGGCCTTGTGCTCCCTTTCAGATCTGCAGGGTCCAGATCTTACACTTGTCTCTGGATCTGCAAGGTCTAGATCTTACGCTTCTCAGATCTACAAGGTCCAGCAGGGACTCAGGGGTTCCTCTCCAACAGGAACATCAGCCCtcgaccctcctctccagagaCCTTCCATCAACCACACGGTCACGACACAGTGACACTAATCAAAGTGAATGGAACAGGGAGCCAGGTGGTAATTGTGTATTATTCAACTAACCCCAAGCAAGCCATGCTGCTGGTGCCTGTTGATAGTGACATGTATAATTTAGCACAATCTGTGCATGTATTATGAATGAATCGGGTTTGGGAGACGGAGAATACAATGCAATTAATGTctcagggtagagagaggagacttTCTTTCTCCAGTTTGTCTCGCTTGttctctcaatctttctctcagtcttcaacgctctctgtctgtctgtctgtttgtctctctctctctcctctgtctgtctgtctcagtctgtctgtctgtctctctctctctctctctttctctctctctctgtctatcgctccctctctctctcagggagtTGACTaagtaaaggtgtgtgtgtgtgtgtgaaggggtgtgttggagaggaagaatgagtgtgtgtgaaaggctgAGTCCTCCAGAGGCAGTCGATACCTTATCAGCTTCTGCCAAACGTTTGACATCTTGACGTCCTTGACAGCAAATTATTACTTTTTCATGACGCAACCAGGTGCAATTACAGCAACATCTTTGTGCGGTATATCCTGCTGCCGCACCTGTCAGAAGCCTTACCTGGTGGGATCCTGGAGGAGGGAAGACAGTGggccctcccagccctccacacacactcacacacacacacactcactcacacacactcacacactcacacacactcacacactcacacacactcacacacacacacactcacacacactcacacactcactcacacactcacagacacactcacagacactcacagacactcacacacacacacacacactcacacacacacacacacacacacacacacacacacacacacacacacacacacacacacacacacacacacacagacactcacacactcactcacacactcacagacacactcacagacactcacacacacacacgcactcacacacactcacacactgtggtTTTCCAGTTGCTAACATGTGTTGGTCAAAACTGAAGCATTACCAGCATGCATCTTGACCAAGCAGTTAATCTCACCTCCAAACACTTTATACATGTCTCTCACAATAAGCTTGTTTGACCACAACACAGGTCAATTCTCTCTCAGAAAGCATGCAATTTTACTAACACACTgacataaaaaattaaaaacgttaacatttagtcatttagcagacactcttatccagagtgacttacagtaagtacagggacattctcccagaggcaagtagggtaaagagccttgcccaaggacacgtctttttggcacggccggaatTCGAACTTGAAACCTTCtcattaatagcccgattccctaaccgctcagccatctgaccccccaaaaCACTCCACTGACAGGGAGCATTGCAAACTTTTATCTTTGAAGTTGGAAGGATTTTTCACATTAATCCATATTTCATGATGGAACAAGAATAACGTGAACAAATCAGAAGTGAAGCCATTTGCAaatccattttttttctttcatttttctacAAAAAGTCATTTACAAAAGTGAAGACTTCTAAGTGTCTTTCAGAGGAGGATGAAACTAACACTCCTGGTCTGTGAAGCACAAGCCCTGGTGAGTAGGCCTGCCCTCTGAGAGAAACTTTCCACCCTGGAAGTGGAAGTTGCCTCATGCATGGGTGTGTCTGATATGCACCCCAGCTGGGCCCACCGGTACATTATAGGGTGGAGCCATTTAGGTTAGAATTAACGATTGCGCTTGAGTGTTCAGGTCTGattgtttggatgtgtgtgtgtgtgtttatgtgtgtgcacatacagtatgtgtgagtgtgtctgtatatgtgtgtgtgtgcttgggtttatatgtttgtgtgtgtgcatatgtgtgcatatgtctgtatatgtgtgtgtgtatgttcatatgtttgtatgtgtatatgtgcgtgtgtgtgtgtgtgaggtaagaGAGAGTACAAGCCAGTATGCAGCAGAGGAAACCCTGAGAGAGAATGTCTTTCATGTCAGACTCATCATTGCTGCTCCATCActgatcctccccccctcccctcccccctccctcccccctccctgccctcccagcCAATCTCCTCCATTTCCCTTTAACACTCCACCTGCCTCCCAGACATTTACACTGGAAAAAAACACAGCTGACTTATGTGGGTAATGACACCTCAGTGAGCTATTGGTTTTTCTTGGCcctctgtgtgttttttcttctcctgtcttattccatccctcctccctctcctccccctccttgcctccctcccccgcaCCTTCACCTCTCTTTCTGCATCTTGCTtccgctctctgtctcccccatcctccatctctcccaggtcccctccctccctccctccctgcctctctctctctctgctcggtGTCAGACTCAGATTTATTCTGCCTGTGTTGCGTGTGGAGCGGAGCGGAGTGAGTGAGCGTGGATGGGGTCACcgagagggaggtgtgtgtacaATAAGAGATAAGATCATGGCTCCCCAGGGGCTTGTTTGGCCCTGTACCCGATCCATCAAACGTCGACTCCGAGTGCCAAGGTCAACTCTAATGAGCATTTTCTGGGGTCTTATTCTACACACCAAAACCCCCTAAcgtacacagacatacactcacacacacactgcatgcatcaataaataaaaaaaacgtacaTACCTGCTCGGTTGTGTGTCTGCGTATTTTCAGGAATTGTTTTTAGCGAGGAGCTGAGGcatcagagggaggaggggaggaggaatgtTGGGAGATGTTCTACTACTTGACCGTAAAAAGGTTTGGCTTCAGGGGCCAGTGTGAGAGTCCCTTGCGTGTCATCTCACCATCTCTGACCCCAGGCCTGCAGATATCCTAGACAAGGCCTGGTCTGAAAACAGGCCCGAGTCTATCTTTAACCAGCCTCTAACCTGAGCCTGGCCCTAAACTTGGCCTGGGTCTATCCTTAACTCAGGCTTGGTCCTGATCCTTACCCAGGATTAACACAGGCCTGTCTCTGACCCAGGATTGGCCCTAACCCAGACCTGTCGCTGACCCAGGCCTGCCCAGGGCAGCAGTACCCAGTAGCTCAACACCCCCTCATCTGCCAAACGTTGTTCCGGCTTGCGTCCTCGCGGAGCGTGGGCGCGCTGAGGCATGTGGCGCATCCTAATGAAGCAATAAAAGTCACagcggggggccggggggggggggacggggcgGTGGGCAGGGGGGTGTTGAAGGTAGTTAGTTATGAGAGGAGTACTGGGACAGTCTAACCACTGACAGGAGGTGTGATAATTGAGATGTTGGGACCCCACATATAACCTGCGTATTGGCCCAACCAAGAGGCAGCGAGTTGGGCTGGGCGGAAGGTGAGATGACCCCCCAtggttgttgtgtgtgtctgtatgtgtgtatctgtgtatatgtatgtgtttgcatttgactgtgagtgtgtgtgtgtgtctatgtatgtatgtgcatctgtgcgcttgtgtgtgtgtgtgtttgcatgtgtgtgttgcgtaCAGAGGCAGCGTTGATGACGTGACATCACCAACGCTAATTACATCACCTCGACATTTTGACATTCATCCACAGCCGTTCACCTATCAAGGACGTTGAACCAAACttagccgccccccccccccccccccccccccacccccccccccccacccccccccccccaccccagccggCCAGCCGCACCCTCCGGCAATTAGTCATGTGTGAGAAAACCTCCTGACTGCTGACACGAACGCAGAGATTCGTTGACATCACAGGCAGCCTCCTCAGCTCAAGCCCCccgtgaggagggagggggcaagggTGCAGCCAGGGCCCTGTCCCCCATGACGGGGTAGGGGCGAGGGGGCGACACCAGATCCCTCTCCCCCAGAGGgccaggggctggaggggaggctgTTCCAGCTTGTGTGGGTCTCTCCGAGGCAGCTGGAACGGACCCATGGCCCAACACGAGCAGGTCCTGGCAGGGCtcagaggggctggaggagggccccaggacagcttcacaTTGAACTGTGACACCTTACAGgaatgttgctctctctctctacttatctccttctctctctctctctacctctctctccccctctctctctacctctctctctctacacctctctccctctctttctctctctccctctctctctccctctctctctccctctctctacctacctctctctctacctctccctctctccctctctctctctacctctctctctctaattctctctctccacctctccctctctctctctctctctacctctctctctctccatcctgcatATTTAGAAGTTGTTTTTAGCGTGTATTTGgggaatttctttttttatcttcAGATTTTTTATAACCTCTCGACAATGCACCAACTCACCGTCAAGCCGGTGACTCCTAATGCTTCGCTAATCATACTTTGCTAACAACAGTTTATCCATCGCAACAGCATGTTTTAAATCCACCAGCCGCATCTCAGAGGGCCCAGCCTGACACGCTAACCGTGCTAATCCTGCTAGCGGCTCTGGGGTTACCCAGGATGTTTCCCTCTCACCCACGAACACAACTGGGTACCGTGACTCAGACCTTGGCTCTCTGTCTGCGGGGTCGAAGGTCGCCCGAGCAGAGGGTGGCTGCTTGTTTGGAGAGAGCTGGTGCAGCTCACGAGGGGATAGCGTGATGGATGAGTGGAGATCATCGTCCtctggctcctctcctcctctcctcctcctcttcccctcttggacgcatctctccatcccctcgtCTGCCTCGGACCAGATGTGTTTGCTGAACTCTGTCAGGATAATGAAACGCAGGCTTCCTGAAGCAGGCTGGGCCCTGGGAGCAGGAGAAGACGAGGGgagaagggagtcaggtggctgagcggtgagggagttgggctagtaatctgaaggttgccagttcgattcccggtcggtgcacatgacgttgtgtccttgggcaaggcacttcaccctacttgcctcggggagaatgtccctgtacttactgtaagtcgctctggataagagcgtctgctaaaatgactaaatgtaaatgtaaatgtaaggtctGTGTTGTGGTCCTTGTATGGGGCCTGCAGTCATGAGACAGAATCACAACGCAAGGATGGATGCCAATATCAGTCCTCTCGTCCGGAAGGTGTTTCCTGTAACTGATTCAGACCAACAGCACACACCCAGACAACACTTTGGACGTGGTCAAGATGTATATGAatgaggggggtcagatggttgagcggttagggaatcgggctattgccggtttgattcccgggtgtgccaatgacgttgtgtccttgagcaatggacttcaccctacttgcctctaggggaatgtccctgtacttcgataagttgctctggataagagcgtctgctaaatgactaaatgtaaatgactgctGTACTGCATGTAAAACAATACACAGTGTCTGAAGACTTAAAGTGTAAAAATGCACAGCGCTCTTCAGTCACATCTCTCTTGTGATCTTTATGTAAACAACGTTTGTTTTCTGCGGGAGTTCATTTGGTTTTAAACAACAGCAGATCATGCTCACACAACACCAGGTTGACACACTACCGGGGGCTGCAGACAGAACAACAGCCTCCTCATTCTGGTTCGTCCGCAAGAAAATTCCCTGGTAGAGTTTCGCTCTGCTAGCGGCTGTCTGGCCAGAGGAGCTCTCCGGAGACAGAATCAAAACCTGCCTGGTCTGAGAGCCTTCtgtgctgggagaccagcgaccACAGCACACCTTCCTGTCTGGGGATGACAGGGGGAAGAGAGCTACTGAAGGCTGAAGTGATGATttcctacacacagacagacccgcatgcaaccctaaccctgaagcgactcccccccccaaccacacacatacacacacgcacctacccCTCAGcactaaccacacacactcaccatagcTACACCTCCAATTAAATCAAAAGTGGTTTGTTTTTATTGGTCTTTTGCGCTGACAAGTGGGCTATCATTCTGACGGCTCTACCTGTCACCGAGCGCCTCCGTTCACAATGCCCAACGCTTCCAATTAGAGCGGCATCAGACTCCTGGCACGCTCGCCATCTTTTCACCCTCCCCCTAGaccttcctttccctccctccttccctccttccctccctcctttcttctgCGCTCCACGAGCCTCTGcctttccccccttctctctcacttttgctctcctctcctctctcttccttggaGAGAGGGGTCTGTCCCCGCTGCAAATTACCGACACAAAACGAGGTGGCGCGCTGGCGCTGATAGCTGCCGGTCCAGGGGCCCTGTCAGCATTAATGAGACGATGAAGGTTTATTTTGCCCGCATGCATGTGCTAAATTCTTTCTTGTGTGACAGCTGACTGGGATATGTGAGTGTTAACCTTATAAAAGATTCAGCAATTCTCATTATTTTCTGTCAAGTCGCGTACCTGATGGCTTTAAGGTGCGTCATTTGCATCTCTGACTGGTCCGCAGTGCTCTGAATCCCGGGCTGGTTTAGAcgctgtttgtttgttgtgtgaAGTCATGTTTTCAGTATTTCTCCTTTccagaaatacatgttttactCAATGCTCCAAAGAGCTGCCAAGGTTTATCCAAAGGCGACACACATTTTACAAAATAAATCTGAATTTATATTTATACACATTCaatcaaaacaaataaaaaacaacacattGTTTCATTTCATCATCTACTGCCCGGTGTAACCAGGCAACCCCATATGAGTTATTCCATCATATTTACTCTATACTCCTATATTTGAATGTAGGCCCATGGCTCAATGGAGGAGATTGCTTGCAGTAACATATGATTGAAACACTGGGCTCATGGAGAAAATATTAACCAATAATAATTGACTGGTAGATGTTCTCTAGTCTGTGTCACAGTACAAGAACACCTGTTCCAATAACTGCCGATAACCTAAATCTGTGTAGCAGTAATCAAAACATTATTGTCTTatgtctttttttcccctccataTGCCACGTTGTTTTAGGATGTTGTTGAAATTAaatggtagagagaggaagagagaagggacagggagagagaggcaggaaacagagagagagagagagagagagagagagagagagagagagagagagagagagagagagagagagagagagggggggagagagagagagagagagagagagagagagagagagagagagagagagagagagagagagagagagagagagagagaggggagggggggggggggggggggagagagagagactccaaTTCACCTTGTGGTGAATAAGCTTCACATTCTGAAAACTGTAAACCTGTGCATCCTAAACACAGGGGACGTTTCTTAGACTATTTTCTTCAAGTAACAGCCTGGTATTCATGTTAGAAATAGTTATTTAGTTATTGTATTTGAGTGTACAACATGCCGAATTAAATCATTCTAAACTGACTAGGTGACTTTAATGCAAATAAACATTAGATTAACATTAAACCAATGTGAAAAAAACagcttctttatttattttactaaTCTATTTTTTTGTATTCTACTTTTAgtagatttttgttttttaatgttATACTATTACACGTTTAATTAGCCTGTTTTATTCGTAATTATagcaaaaagaaacaaacaaaaatgaacattgtttaTTGTATTTAATTGGGTGTCGGTTATCAAATGCCAAACTTTCAGGCTATAGCTTTTTAAATAACTCATAGTTATCGCATGTGACGGAGTTAGGGTCTGCCTCCATACACCTACCACCCAAAGCTTAGAAGAAAAGCTAAGTCAAAATGGGTGTGTGCTCTTTTTCCTTCTCGGTCCCCGCCTCATGTGTGACAGCTTGCAGCCGAGAGGGGACCCCATGGGAGCCAGAGCGGATTCACTAACCTGCCGGTGTCTGAGTCGTACCAGCGCCTCCAATCTGGTGGTCACATGGGGGGTTCGATTATTATGGCCTGTCGGAGAGTCACGAGGGGCTAACTGTTTTGGAGAAAGAAGCGAAAGTGCAGACAATGGTATTTCATGCACGTTAAAGTTTGCGTCACGCCATCCATTCAGCGCATGCTGTTCGGAACATTATTCCCTATTAGCATCGTATACATTACTAGATGGCTGCTTATCATGAACTAAATGCTGACCACTCGACACTCGCGCTTTTTCATGCGCCAAAAAGTGAGGTGCTTTTAGTTTAATCTTTCACCTTGTATTCATCTAGGCTGCACAACACATTTccttaaaataaaataactaaatgtaatatTATTAAATATCACCACATTAACTATTTTTTTTTCATCGAGGATGAACTTCGTAGGCCTATAGCGTAATATTTTCATACCAGATTTAAGCAGTACATTTGTGAGGCGACACTTCAATAAAACAGTTCAGATGGTATAAACCAAACAACCTATCAAAACCTTTTGTCATCTGGACTCATAACAAGCAACGCTTACAACAACTCCATAGGCTAAATATTGAAAATagtgttataaaaaatatataaaacaacAATAATTTTGCTAAATACTAACAACAATCACGTTAATACTACGACAACAATGAACATTTAAAGAACATATTTTCATGTAATAAGAAATTACTTTTATTGGATTTTTTATTATTAGTAGCAgtactttatttttttcaatcaTTTTCATTCACACTGATTGTGCTGTCAGTGTTATTATTTATAAGTAATTAATCAATCCTAATAAAATACAATGATAATTATTATTATCACACAAAAATATTATCTACCCGTTCATAGTAGAAAAACACGTTATTTATCGAATAATGCAACATATAGTCGGACACTCAAAACTAAATTCAGACCACCTACAAAAAAACCAGCAGGTGGAAAATGTCTATAATGGAGAAAAAATCCTAAGTTTGACTGAACACGCGCGTACCAAGAGGCAAGAGAAAAGACCTACCCGCTGCACATAATAACCCCATTATAGGCCTCATCAATGATGTAATGAAAGCAAACAGTGTGAAAATTGCCTGTAAACAGTTGGATCTGAGTCTCCTGATGAATTCAGTGTCTCCTTTAATCAAAGTGAGGGAGCAacgagggggggaggtgagtaGGCGTTTGGAGGGGGGTCTGTTTCCTTCTCTGCGAGACCGTCAACACCCTAAAAGCCCCCTCAGCCAATGAAGACTTGTCACAGGGGACTCACGTGGCCTGGCGTCCTTAAAACCTAGCTCCTGAGTTTTCGTCAAGTTCAATTTTTTGGGAATCTCCCTCGCTGCTTTGTGTTTCAGTTCCCAGTTGTGTCTCTTTAACCCAGTTTACCTCAGTTTTACCGTGTGCGTTCGGTCGCCTGATACCCGCCCGTTCCGTATTGCTTGTTGCTTCTCGTTGCTGGCACAGAATGCATACTCTTTCCACTGCCATCGCGCGCAGCACGGTTCACAACAGCGAAGGACTTTTTAAGCGGTGAAATCTTCAGAAACGGCGTCTTCCATCAGTTGCAGGTCTTGAAATACACCTGCGCAGCTAGCGCTATCGTacctgtccatggtgctgaaacgCTCGAGCCCGCAGAATTTATTTGCGCTGATGCTGCTTCAATACAGTTTTTCAGGCAGATTCGCGCTTTATCTGGTCAATAACTTAACGCCTGTATgctatttgtaggctataggtaGGTgagttgtgtttttttgtataaAGATCCGGAAAAATCTATCAAACTTGCCAACAGAGACTGATACGAAGTTATATCGATTTTATAAGGATACGAAGCCTAGAAGGCTACTTAGCATTAGTTGGACGTGGATTCGATTTTGTAAAATATTCGAACGCTGTAACGTCGATGATCTGGAGATTCTTACTGTTTTGTCGACTGCAAGAGTAAACTGGGAGAAGCAGCGACGTGGTGGAGGAATAGCCGTGATATCCGAATCATTTGTGGATTCCTCTGCAGGATAAATTGAGATAACGAATATTTCCAGCGATCGCTGGCCTGAACTTGTCGTGAATACCAATGATAGTTTGAACAGAGGCCCAGAAGAACTCAGCTGCGCTGACAGACAATGGAGGCTTCTACAAACGGTTCCAGCTTTGGGATCGATTCCTTACTTTCCCACCGACCCGGGAGTCCCGTCACATCGAAAGGGGACAGTTTGGTCGGGGAATGCCGGTCACCGCTGGAGTTCAGCCCGAGGTCTGACATAGAGAGCGGCTGCTCGTCCCCCCCTTCACCGAGGAGAGAGTGCGTGGACGAAGTATCACAGAGACCGGGTCACGGTATCGCTCTGCCGCCTCATCTCCAGCACGGACAGATCTCTGCGGGCTCGCAACCGCGAACCGTAACCTCATCTTTTCTCATAAGAGACATTCTAGCAGACTGCAAGCCGCTAGCCGCGTGCGCCCCGTACTCGAGTAATGGGCTGCCAACTCAGGAGACGGGCAGACTGGCTTCTAAAATAGCAGACGACTTCATGGACAAAATCCATAGCAACTCATCTTCCGACAGCGAATACAAAGGTAAAGAAACGCGTGCCTGTTATTGCATTCAAGAAGCTGTACATACATGATAGACTTacaagaaaatacaaaatgggTCTGcctaatttatttttattttttgtgggTGGAAAAGATCTTGTTGAGCTCCAAAATGTGTGTTCCTTGTCAGTAATTAAgttgaaatgtaactttataATTTCAAagaaatataaattaaaaaGTTGAAAATAGTGTTGCTATGCTCAATGTAAAACCAACctaaataaatgtagcctagtaCTCATTTAAAGATTATTATTATGTTAAAAAACCCAAAGTTTAGGCTTCATAGGCCCAGAAAGAAAGAACCAAAAATAAAGTTGACagaaaaatatggataaaaGCATAGTTTTCCATTTAGTCTGATCTGATACAGGGGGCATAACTTTTCtcagtgttttcaattaaattCCTATGTTAGAAAAATCAAATAATATGATCAATAAATTATTGGAAAATGTGGACGTGTAAAATCGTGTCTGCTCCAATCAAAGGCATTTCTGCTTAAGCAGAAAGCATATGTTGATGtcaagaaagagagcgagggtgAGATGACAAGGTCTCTTGCAGATAAACACCATCacgtttctctgtctgtttccaaTCATGTCAGCCAAAACAGACTTGTCACGTCCATTGACAGTTTATTGAGACATTGCCTGAAATAAAACAGCCGTCGATATGTAGGCCTTATACTGCAGGAAAGAAACACAGGCTGGACTGCTAAACCATTTCATATTACCATACGTCTCTTTGGTGTGACATACCATGTACTTACAGGCTACGTGATTACATTTCTATTAATATTCTTATTTACAACACCAATATAGCGTACTCATTTTTATACAGCCAATGTCGTTTGTAATAGTCAATGTGGGCCTTTAGGCCTTTAGGATTACAAATCAATATTAGTATATCTAGTCTAGAGAGTGTACTCTAGAATATCTTTAGCTAACATTTGATTTTGATTGCAggttatgtgtatgtgtgtgttctcgtTCTCATCGATATTCAGGTCCAAAGCTCTTCTTAAGAGTGTAGTCAGCCATGCTAGGGTGCTTTGATTTCAGCGTATCTGCCTCCTTATATTTGAGGGATTTGATGTAATTTGTCACAGTGCTAATCAGATTTGTAACTAGCAAGGCCGTCCGCCGCTTTTCTCTGCTCATACGGTCCCTCAGAAGTTCCTTCGTTGCGGTTGAAAGGGTCCTTTCCCTTGTGGTTCAATTAGACGGATTATTGTGTATCTTGAGAGGACTCAACTATTCAGCAAGACCGCTCCCATTGCATCTCTCTTTTTCGAGAGGAAAAATAGAACTGActttgatttatttttattttattgaacaTTACAATGTAGGTCCCAAATTTAGAAATGTAAACTAAGATAGATTATAACGGAAAAAAGAAATATAGGTACATATGaatttctgtatttttaggttgaTGAACTGTATTCAGTGACGTACAGGAATAAATATAGCCTGCTTGGTTTAAACATGCTTAATCTCCAATAAATTGAGACAGGTTCGAAAAACAGAGATTTAAAATTACACTTTTGTGGCCTGCATCCTCTTtttaatgtagttttttttttatgtaggcctactcagAAATAAAATATGTGTCCTCAAACGATTGTGTTTGCAgtaaaagaggagggagacagagagatctcGAGCAGCAGGGACAGTCCACATCAGGCCCGGTTGAAGAAACCCCGGAAAGCGCGAACGGCCTTCACCGACCATCAGCTGGCCCAGCTCGAGCGCAGCTTTGAACGACAGAAGTACTTGAGCGTGCAAGACCGGATGGAGTTGGCCGCTTCTCTCAACCTGACAGACACGCAGGTCAAAACCTGGTACCAGAACCGGAGGTAGGCCTAAGCCATGGGCGACACTGATTTCTACTTCACGAATAATCGCTAACAGTTGTGCTGATCTGTGTCTTGCGTGCACCTGTCACGCAGccacgtgtgtgtttggagtAATCGTTCATTCCTCACAGCTGGTTGTATTTCCATGTCAGTCCGATCAGAAATAGAAAATGTGACCTTTAACAATTATGAACGTTATGACATCACATCAATCAACACTGACCTCTAGCTTTGGAAACAAGCACATGAACATTCACAGAAGATACGATTATTTCATAGGCTCATGATTTTAACAACATTTGAAGAGGACGGTAATATTCATTCTATCCGCAATTTACGTGACTTGCAAGcttcaatgtattttttatttaacaatCGATTTTCAGGGAAGCATAATAAAACAATGGTTGGTGACATTAAGTGTGTTTCAGTTGGAATATTAATGTTCATTCTTTACTGAACCCTTAATGGTTCTTT
Above is a window of Hypomesus transpacificus isolate Combined female unplaced genomic scaffold, fHypTra1 scaffold_492, whole genome shotgun sequence DNA encoding:
- the barhl1b gene encoding barH-like homeobox 1b produces the protein MEASTNGSSFGIDSLLSHRPGSPVTSKGDSLVGECRSPLEFSPRSDIESGCSSPPSPRRECVDEVSQRPGHGIALPPHLQHGQISAGSQPRTVTSSFLIRDILADCKPLAACAPYSSNGLPTQETGRLASKIADDFMDKIHSNSSSDSEYKVKEEGDREISSSRDSPHQARLKKPRKARTAFTDHQLAQLERSFERQKYLSVQDRMELAASLNLTDTQVKTWYQNRRTKWKRQTAVGLELLAEAGNYSALQRMFPSPYFYPQSLMSNLDPSAALYLYRGPSAPPPALQRPLVPRILLHGLQGGSEPPPPLPQLSGVIPRPTQQR